One genomic window of Pseudoxanthomonas sp. includes the following:
- a CDS encoding DEAD/DEAH box helicase yields the protein MKPSEVAADSRVSETLHNLLREIHKGGPSSQEILERISLYKEMHASDFAQIEEHIVASMGLFYKLSEESNLYSFLMRKMSEANRTKEGVVLTPVQASVRNAIEENRYVSISAPTSAGKSYSIRDFISSSEGDAVIVVPSRALIAEYVGELRRHFRAEKGVMIMPFVDKVFTARKLRRIFVLTPERAREIFDRAEDLDVRVFFFDEAQVSDEDGRGIVFDVLVRRVRTRFPRAKLIFAHPFVENPEAQFKKHRIPDESAYARSYTQGAVGKVFVFRHDNLKDYYFSPFEAGGHLLTNCVEFPGGFANFALQRGKSVLVYVTKGSLYSGKFSQDFSEYIKSLPEVRDPTAVRIIEKIETLLGTNQATHKSEMVRLLKKGVVIHHGSVPLEVRFLIEDFIRGHFARVCFATSTLAQGINMPFDVVWLNSLRLNSGDSSNRSLAFKNLIGRAGRLSGANVFDYGYVFTKDARVVSQKISEEFSLSETSVLDAGEDEVNEDDFELIEAIRNEQFDDELHMPKIRLQRLESSEVQAAMVVVLDLLYANGSGEIGNIRGREAAQDRYRLKAAFELIYEAYLGRKLNEGEVSIFEEAMFVMVQTFAGRTFREIVGMRFSKISQRDNRSEIFAGFSQRASALPDSNLTSRFSLFPLLTKRQSVSYDVVVFDTYDYLDQVIAFCLSDTFAAAARIYHRATGDERAISFVELMRFGTNDVMHVLLMRYGFLPEHLERLRPYILRISETEIEFKPTVDRADADIREMVEWYR from the coding sequence ATGAAGCCTAGTGAGGTCGCTGCGGATTCCCGTGTTTCGGAGACGCTTCACAACTTGTTACGGGAGATCCACAAAGGCGGCCCCAGTTCGCAGGAGATATTGGAAAGAATCAGTCTTTATAAAGAAATGCACGCGAGCGACTTTGCTCAAATAGAGGAGCACATCGTCGCTTCAATGGGCTTGTTCTATAAGCTCAGCGAAGAGTCGAATTTGTATTCATTCCTTATGCGTAAGATGAGTGAGGCCAATAGAACGAAAGAAGGCGTTGTTCTAACCCCTGTCCAAGCCAGCGTCCGGAACGCCATCGAGGAAAATAGATACGTTTCGATCTCTGCACCGACTAGTGCTGGTAAGTCGTACTCTATCAGAGATTTCATCTCTTCATCCGAAGGTGACGCCGTCATAGTGGTTCCTTCGCGAGCGCTCATTGCTGAATACGTTGGGGAACTACGGCGACACTTCCGTGCAGAAAAGGGCGTTATGATAATGCCCTTCGTGGATAAGGTGTTTACTGCCAGGAAGCTAAGGCGAATATTTGTGCTTACGCCTGAGCGCGCGCGAGAGATATTTGACAGGGCGGAAGACCTTGATGTTCGAGTTTTCTTTTTCGATGAAGCTCAAGTATCTGATGAGGATGGACGTGGAATCGTCTTTGACGTCCTTGTACGCCGTGTGAGGACTAGATTTCCACGCGCCAAGCTGATCTTCGCTCACCCATTCGTCGAGAACCCCGAGGCCCAATTTAAGAAGCATAGGATTCCAGATGAATCTGCCTATGCGCGGAGCTACACACAAGGCGCCGTAGGCAAAGTCTTCGTATTTCGTCACGACAATTTGAAGGATTACTACTTCTCCCCGTTTGAGGCGGGTGGCCATTTGTTAACGAATTGCGTGGAATTCCCGGGGGGGTTTGCCAATTTCGCATTACAGCGCGGGAAGTCGGTCCTTGTTTACGTGACGAAAGGCTCTTTATACAGTGGTAAATTTTCGCAAGACTTTAGCGAGTACATCAAAAGTCTGCCGGAGGTGAGGGATCCGACGGCTGTACGAATAATCGAGAAGATCGAGACGCTTCTGGGGACTAACCAAGCGACACACAAGTCGGAGATGGTCCGGCTCCTAAAGAAAGGGGTCGTGATCCACCACGGATCAGTGCCCCTAGAGGTCAGGTTTCTCATTGAAGACTTTATTCGCGGCCACTTCGCGCGTGTCTGTTTTGCTACCAGTACCCTGGCACAGGGCATCAATATGCCGTTTGATGTTGTGTGGCTCAATAGCCTGCGATTGAACTCCGGAGACTCTTCTAATCGCTCCCTCGCTTTCAAAAATCTCATCGGAAGGGCCGGCCGTTTATCTGGAGCGAATGTCTTTGATTATGGCTATGTCTTTACGAAAGATGCGCGGGTGGTAAGTCAGAAAATTTCTGAAGAATTTTCGCTCAGTGAAACATCGGTCCTGGATGCTGGGGAAGATGAAGTTAACGAAGACGATTTCGAGCTAATCGAAGCTATACGGAACGAGCAGTTCGACGACGAACTGCACATGCCAAAAATTAGGTTGCAGCGACTGGAGAGCTCGGAGGTACAGGCCGCGATGGTCGTGGTCCTTGACCTGCTTTACGCGAATGGCTCGGGTGAAATTGGTAATATCCGGGGAAGGGAGGCGGCTCAGGATAGGTATAGGTTGAAAGCCGCATTCGAACTCATATATGAAGCCTATCTGGGGCGGAAGCTGAACGAAGGTGAGGTATCAATATTCGAGGAGGCAATGTTTGTGATGGTCCAAACATTTGCTGGGCGGACATTTCGCGAGATAGTCGGAATGCGATTTAGCAAAATTTCCCAACGAGACAATCGGAGCGAGATTTTTGCCGGATTCTCTCAAAGGGCGTCCGCACTTCCTGATTCAAACCTAACGTCCAGATTTTCACTTTTCCCTCTACTAACAAAGAGGCAGTCGGTCAGCTATGACGTGGTGGTGTTCGACACCTATGACTACCTAGATCAAGTCATTGCGTTCTGTCTCTCCGATACTTTCGCCGCCGCGGCGCGAATCTATCACCGAGCGACGGGAGACGAACGTGCGATCAGTTTTGTCGAGTTGATGAGATTTGGAACGAATGATGTGATGCATGTGCTTCTAATGCGCTACGGATTTCTGCCAGAGCATCTTGAGCGCCTTCGACCTTATATCCTTAGGATTTCTGAGACAGAAATCGAGTTCAAACCGACGGTTGACCGCGCTGATGCCGACATCAGAGAGATGGTGGAGTGGTACAGATAA
- the hxsA gene encoding His-Xaa-Ser repeat protein HxsA — MRRLLQLGQPQVDQPRRAPHQGGSCMSSLLIAAGAALGALGAEPPKPATGLHDLVQADGKYSTVLSSALNDGRLNLYASHRSHSSHRSHSSHSSHSSGSGSSYRSYTPAPTYTPAPSYTPPSTYVPSTTSATPSTQSLQPTRLTSPSSTGTTRGAGQESSPSAIPLPRSTPAPVQGPKKDPVDLKMLIMRVQAALFSRGYDPGAIDGVMSAETQAALRQFQKDHGLPITGTMTTQSLNFLGVRL; from the coding sequence ATGCGGCGGCTTCTTCAGTTGGGTCAGCCCCAAGTGGACCAGCCGCGCCGTGCACCCCATCAAGGAGGATCTTGCATGTCCAGCCTATTGATCGCCGCAGGCGCAGCACTTGGCGCGCTTGGCGCTGAGCCGCCCAAGCCTGCCACCGGCTTGCATGACCTGGTCCAGGCCGATGGAAAATATTCCACCGTGCTTAGCTCGGCCCTCAACGATGGGCGGTTGAACCTCTATGCCAGCCACCGCTCGCATAGCTCGCACCGTTCCCATAGCTCGCACAGCTCCCATTCTTCCGGGTCGGGCAGTTCCTACCGTTCCTATACGCCGGCACCAACGTACACCCCTGCGCCCAGCTACACACCGCCGAGCACATACGTACCCTCAACAACGTCGGCCACGCCCAGCACGCAATCCCTGCAGCCAACAAGGCTGACCTCACCCAGTTCCACCGGCACAACGCGCGGTGCTGGGCAGGAGTCATCCCCATCGGCCATCCCATTGCCCAGGTCGACCCCGGCACCGGTACAGGGCCCGAAGAAAGACCCCGTGGACCTGAAGATGCTGATCATGCGGGTGCAGGCCGCGCTGTTCTCCAGGGGTTACGACCCTGGCGCGATCGACGGGGTGATGAGTGCGGAGACCCAGGCGGCGCTAAGGCAATTTCAGAAGGACCACGGACTGCCGATAACGGGGACGATGACGACGCAGAGTTTGAATTTTTTGGGGGTTAGGTTGTGA
- the hxsC gene encoding His-Xaa-Ser system radical SAM maturase HxsC: MLPLETKATITGTPSHRLLKVASLAEMAAGRHPYERMALDLRGLPGSVRSPALLALPWGALLTDSGSTQDFARPTISLEGDPNIARPGDVLELDTVRQRAAVRYRRGDKGNVLFATERCNSFCLMCSQPPRDIQDDWRVEQLCSLVELIDEAEPSLAISGGEPTLLGAGLHKVIAKCAQALPATHLHVLSNGRLLSDTRLADLFRGVHPNLSWGVPLYGDHFALHDYVVQSEGAFAQTLRGLYALDAAQQRIEIRVVLVKPSLERLEQIARYITRNLPFVEHVALMGIEPIGFAKAHHQALWADPADYADQLSEATQLLARAGLAVSLYNLPLCTLPRALWPFARQSISGWKNDYLDDCAGCTAKSQCGGFFSWVSPKWTSRAVHPIKEDLACPAY, encoded by the coding sequence ATGCTGCCGCTTGAGACCAAGGCCACCATCACCGGCACCCCCAGCCACCGCCTACTCAAGGTCGCCAGCCTGGCAGAGATGGCGGCGGGCCGGCACCCGTACGAACGCATGGCGCTGGACCTGCGCGGCCTGCCTGGCAGCGTGCGCTCGCCCGCACTGCTGGCGCTGCCCTGGGGCGCGTTGCTGACCGACAGCGGATCAACGCAGGACTTCGCCCGCCCGACCATCAGCCTTGAGGGCGACCCAAACATCGCCCGTCCGGGCGACGTGCTCGAGCTGGACACCGTGCGCCAACGCGCAGCCGTGCGTTACCGGCGTGGCGACAAGGGCAACGTGCTGTTTGCCACCGAGCGCTGCAACAGCTTCTGCCTGATGTGCTCCCAGCCGCCCAGGGACATCCAGGACGACTGGCGCGTGGAGCAACTTTGCAGCCTGGTCGAGCTGATCGATGAAGCAGAGCCCTCCCTGGCCATCAGTGGCGGCGAGCCGACCTTGCTGGGGGCAGGCCTACACAAGGTCATCGCCAAGTGCGCCCAGGCGCTGCCTGCGACACACCTGCATGTGCTGTCCAATGGCCGCCTGCTCAGCGATACCCGCCTGGCGGACCTGTTCCGCGGCGTGCACCCCAACCTCAGCTGGGGCGTGCCGCTCTACGGCGATCACTTCGCCCTGCATGACTACGTGGTGCAAAGCGAAGGGGCATTCGCCCAAACCCTCCGCGGCCTGTATGCGCTGGACGCAGCACAACAACGCATCGAGATCCGCGTCGTGCTGGTCAAGCCTTCCCTTGAGCGGCTTGAACAGATCGCCCGCTACATCACCCGCAACCTGCCCTTCGTGGAGCACGTGGCCCTGATGGGCATCGAGCCGATCGGTTTTGCCAAGGCGCACCACCAGGCGCTGTGGGCAGACCCCGCGGACTACGCCGACCAGCTCAGCGAGGCTACGCAGCTGCTTGCACGCGCAGGCCTGGCCGTTTCGCTCTACAACCTTCCCTTGTGCACCTTGCCCAGGGCGCTGTGGCCTTTTGCGAGGCAAAGCATCTCCGGCTGGAAGAACGACTACCTGGACGATTGCGCAGGGTGCACGGCCAAGTCGCAATGCGGCGGCTTCTTCAGTTGGGTCAGCCCCAAGTGGACCAGCCGCGCCGTGCACCCCATCAAGGAGGATCTTGCATGTCCAGCCTATTGA
- the hxsB gene encoding His-Xaa-Ser system radical SAM maturase HxsB, giving the protein MSSLAGDWLMMERQTFERFVRHELPDGDPVLADLEARHLAITDPGRSTLAPLLSQYRTRKSYLLQGPALHIFVVSLRCHHTCNYCQVSRQPTGHTAFDMAGNAARHAVDRLFEWPGQDLTIEFQGGEPLLNFNAVRSITEQIVARNATERRTLRFVLASTLHDLTADQLAFFKEHRFKLSTSLDGPEWLHNANRPRPERDSYRRTLEGIERGRAALGEDAVSALTTLTRRSLEAPEAIIDEYRRLGFHSISLRPLSPYGFARKTRDRNGYDMAAFLRFYATALEHLLAVNRNGYRLEETYASLLLSQLLGPFAHGYVDLRSPTGAGFGAVIYDYDGQVYPSDEARMLAAMGESRFSLGRVDQPVSQWLKAPAMYQLMDAGVAEALPTCSDCAYVPLCGADPIDHFARQGDTLGHRPTSDFCRRQMGLFDLLLERYENADRQDRKTLHDWAFRTGVNQEDALDAAA; this is encoded by the coding sequence GTGTCCTCCCTGGCCGGCGATTGGTTGATGATGGAGCGCCAGACCTTCGAGCGCTTCGTCCGGCACGAACTGCCGGATGGTGATCCTGTGCTGGCGGACCTTGAGGCCCGGCACCTGGCCATCACCGACCCAGGCAGGAGCACCCTGGCGCCGCTGCTCAGCCAATACCGCACGCGCAAGTCCTACCTGCTGCAAGGACCGGCGCTGCACATCTTTGTCGTGTCGCTGCGCTGCCACCACACCTGTAACTACTGCCAGGTATCCCGCCAGCCCACCGGGCACACCGCCTTCGACATGGCGGGCAATGCAGCGCGGCACGCCGTGGACCGTCTGTTCGAATGGCCGGGCCAAGACCTGACCATCGAATTCCAGGGCGGCGAACCGCTGCTGAACTTCAACGCGGTCCGCTCGATCACCGAGCAGATCGTCGCGCGCAACGCCACTGAGCGACGCACCCTGCGTTTCGTGCTGGCCTCGACCCTGCACGACCTCACCGCGGACCAACTGGCGTTCTTCAAGGAACACCGCTTCAAGCTGTCCACCTCGCTGGATGGCCCCGAGTGGCTGCACAACGCCAACCGCCCACGCCCGGAGCGCGACAGCTACCGGCGCACGCTGGAAGGCATCGAACGCGGGCGCGCAGCGCTGGGCGAGGATGCCGTCTCGGCCCTGACCACCTTGACCCGCCGCAGCCTGGAAGCCCCGGAAGCGATCATCGATGAATATCGCAGGCTGGGCTTCCACTCCATTTCGCTGCGGCCGCTGAGCCCGTACGGATTCGCGCGGAAAACCCGTGACCGCAATGGCTATGACATGGCGGCATTCCTGCGCTTCTACGCCACCGCGCTGGAGCACCTGCTGGCCGTCAACCGCAACGGTTACCGGTTGGAAGAGACCTACGCCAGCCTGCTGCTGTCCCAGCTGCTGGGGCCCTTTGCACACGGCTACGTGGACCTGCGCTCGCCCACCGGTGCGGGGTTTGGCGCGGTGATCTACGACTACGACGGGCAGGTGTACCCCTCCGACGAGGCCCGCATGCTGGCCGCCATGGGCGAAAGTCGCTTCAGCCTGGGCCGGGTAGACCAGCCGGTCAGCCAATGGCTCAAAGCGCCTGCCATGTACCAGCTGATGGATGCAGGCGTAGCCGAGGCGTTGCCGACGTGTAGCGACTGCGCCTATGTGCCGCTGTGCGGTGCCGACCCGATCGATCACTTCGCGCGGCAGGGCGACACCCTGGGCCATCGCCCCACCAGCGACTTCTGCCGCCGCCAGATGGGCCTGTTCGACCTGCTGCTGGAGCGCTACGAAAACGCTGACCGGCAGGATCGCAAGACCCTGCACGACTGGGCATTCCGCACTGGCGTAAATCAGGAGGACGCGCTCGATGCTGCCGCTTGA
- a CDS encoding DUF3883 domain-containing protein — MTTGSDWSLIEVEACVADYLRMLTLELNGQRYSKAEHARALGQMLEGRSRASIEFKHCNISAVMQELGYPPINGYKARGNYQALLFDVVEAQLSTDNEVQAAAHAAAVRPAVATTVEDHPDPWVPVPAPAQHLRETPPEYLPRFSAARRDYLAQEAQNRSLGRAGELFVLDHEARRLHAAGKKTLGDRVEHVAATQGDGLGYDVLSFDEDGRERLIEVKTTAFGQLTPFFVSRNELARSQADAPNYRVYRLFDFRQKPRMFALPGAIADHCLLDAVNYRATLLAR, encoded by the coding sequence ATGACAACAGGCTCGGACTGGTCGCTTATCGAGGTCGAAGCCTGCGTGGCAGATTACCTACGAATGCTCACTCTCGAACTCAACGGCCAGCGCTACAGCAAGGCCGAACACGCCCGGGCACTCGGGCAGATGCTCGAAGGCCGCAGCCGCGCCTCGATCGAGTTCAAGCACTGCAACATCAGCGCCGTGATGCAGGAGCTTGGCTACCCTCCGATCAATGGCTACAAGGCACGCGGCAACTATCAGGCGCTGTTGTTCGATGTCGTGGAAGCGCAGCTCTCAACGGATAACGAAGTGCAGGCGGCCGCCCATGCCGCGGCCGTACGACCTGCCGTCGCCACAACGGTCGAGGACCATCCTGACCCATGGGTACCAGTACCCGCGCCGGCCCAGCATCTCCGCGAGACGCCGCCAGAGTATCTGCCCCGCTTCTCAGCCGCCCGGCGCGACTACCTTGCACAGGAAGCTCAGAACCGTTCGCTCGGCCGCGCCGGGGAGCTCTTCGTCCTGGATCACGAAGCCCGGCGCCTGCACGCCGCCGGCAAAAAGACGCTGGGGGACCGTGTAGAGCACGTCGCCGCTACGCAAGGCGATGGTCTTGGCTACGATGTACTTTCGTTCGATGAAGACGGTCGCGAGCGTCTGATCGAGGTCAAGACCACCGCGTTCGGCCAATTGACGCCATTCTTCGTCAGCCGCAACGAACTTGCCCGCTCTCAGGCCGACGCGCCTAATTATCGCGTCTACAGGCTATTCGACTTCCGGCAGAAGCCACGGATGTTCGCCTTGCCCGGGGCAATTGCTGACCATTGCCTACTCGATGCGGTGAACTATCGAGCAACACTGCTAGCACGCTGA
- a CDS encoding XVIPCD domain-containing protein, translated as MDKQDPHYTVTIYTAAPGTPLEVSKGTSAAGHMYYSTFDGNERQSYGFAPIKHGAKSGPGEVKHGDVDDYKDPYYSRTMEITKAQYDKLREFGNDPAKYKFDKEYGGATNSCIDFTWGALNHAGLQRKTFLGIGDKGFEGELKVLPNSYDIKTIKAPFPDSPLNSEHQNKMPDRTLRQWLLTEQEQGNGLHGPNGDLAARAGKEDQQAGHRDPLHAQAEDAVRRLEKGLGRDYDGNSACLAASAACLAKENGLSRIDHVALSRDTGTVRQGENLFVVQGALNDPAQLRAHMRTDDALARPVEQSLAQLQALNDMQREQQAPQMGQSEQVIAQQHRIA; from the coding sequence ATGGACAAGCAAGACCCGCATTACACGGTGACGATCTATACGGCCGCACCCGGAACGCCGTTGGAAGTGTCAAAAGGAACCTCTGCCGCAGGTCACATGTATTACTCGACCTTTGATGGAAACGAGCGCCAAAGTTACGGATTCGCGCCCATCAAGCATGGGGCGAAGAGCGGACCAGGCGAGGTCAAACATGGAGATGTCGATGACTATAAAGACCCCTACTATTCCCGCACCATGGAGATCACAAAGGCGCAGTACGACAAGCTGCGGGAGTTCGGCAATGATCCTGCCAAATACAAGTTCGACAAGGAGTACGGCGGCGCGACCAACAGCTGCATCGACTTCACCTGGGGCGCACTGAACCACGCAGGGCTGCAGCGCAAGACGTTCCTGGGAATCGGCGACAAGGGGTTCGAGGGCGAACTCAAGGTGCTTCCGAACAGCTATGACATCAAAACCATCAAGGCGCCGTTTCCCGATAGCCCGCTCAACTCGGAGCATCAGAACAAGATGCCTGATCGGACGCTCCGGCAGTGGTTGCTGACAGAACAGGAGCAAGGCAATGGTCTTCATGGCCCGAACGGCGATCTGGCGGCACGCGCAGGCAAGGAGGACCAGCAAGCAGGACACCGCGATCCGCTGCATGCGCAGGCCGAAGATGCAGTCCGGCGACTGGAGAAAGGCCTGGGCCGTGACTACGACGGCAACAGCGCCTGCCTGGCCGCCAGCGCGGCCTGCCTTGCGAAGGAGAACGGCCTATCCCGGATCGATCACGTCGCGCTCAGCCGCGACACTGGGACTGTCCGCCAGGGCGAGAACCTGTTCGTCGTGCAGGGCGCATTGAACGACCCCGCGCAGCTTCGCGCGCACATGCGTACCGACGATGCGTTGGCAAGACCAGTGGAACAGTCCCTGGCGCAATTGCAGGCCTTGAACGATATGCAGCGTGAGCAACAGGCGCCGCAGATGGGGCAGTCGGAGCAAGTCATCGCCCAGCAGCACCGGATAGCCTAG
- the yjjJ gene encoding type II toxin-antitoxin system HipA family toxin YjjJ, whose product MDDRRFSDLFTLLRRQGAVSAQQIAAALGVSQPTVSRLLTAAGDDVVRIGKARASRYVLRRQVARAGSGWPLFRITAEGAPETLGQLQALHGDGYLFVPERPCPALLHGEFAAGLFPGLPWFLDDQRPQGFLGRAFAKRVAPEIGASPDLTRWQPDDIVLALLRHGDNAPGDLVLGEAMLQRALHDIVQPANTVAPAARVQVYPRLADAALQGEDIGSSAGGEQPKFTATLKQGEQTQAVIVKFSERAGTPAAQRWADLLHCEHLAGQVLAAHGVAAAQSEIVQSGGRTFLQSTRFDRTPQGGRGGYVSLAALDGAYYGHGRIDWWQLAQQLRRDQWLDRDGAHGLSLYGWFGALIANTDMHLGNAGLVLDDARPLRLAPAYDMLPMAFRPAGNGEVVERAYAVQLPTPEFRDVWRQAADMALDFWQRVAQAEAISTSFRQIAESARERLSRAVQRLG is encoded by the coding sequence ATGGACGATCGCCGCTTTTCCGATCTTTTCACGCTGCTGCGCCGGCAGGGTGCGGTGTCGGCGCAGCAGATTGCGGCGGCACTTGGCGTCAGCCAGCCCACGGTGTCGCGGCTGCTGACCGCCGCCGGCGATGACGTGGTGCGGATCGGCAAGGCGCGCGCGTCGCGTTATGTCTTGCGCCGGCAGGTTGCGCGTGCGGGCAGTGGTTGGCCGCTGTTCCGGATCACTGCCGAGGGTGCGCCTGAAACATTGGGGCAGCTGCAAGCCTTGCACGGGGATGGCTATCTGTTCGTTCCCGAGCGACCGTGCCCGGCATTGCTGCACGGTGAATTCGCGGCGGGACTGTTCCCGGGCCTGCCCTGGTTTCTCGATGACCAGCGGCCCCAGGGATTCCTTGGCCGCGCCTTCGCCAAGCGTGTGGCGCCGGAAATTGGGGCCTCGCCCGACCTGACGCGCTGGCAGCCTGACGACATCGTGCTGGCGCTGTTGCGCCACGGGGACAATGCGCCAGGTGACTTGGTGTTGGGCGAGGCCATGCTGCAGCGTGCTTTGCACGACATCGTGCAGCCGGCCAACACCGTCGCGCCTGCCGCACGCGTGCAGGTCTATCCTCGGCTCGCCGACGCGGCCTTGCAGGGGGAGGACATTGGTTCCTCAGCCGGCGGCGAGCAGCCAAAATTCACTGCGACCCTGAAGCAGGGCGAACAGACCCAGGCCGTCATCGTCAAGTTCAGTGAGCGTGCCGGCACGCCTGCAGCACAGCGCTGGGCCGATCTGCTGCACTGCGAGCACCTGGCTGGCCAGGTATTGGCCGCGCACGGCGTGGCCGCCGCCCAGAGCGAAATTGTCCAGTCCGGCGGACGCACCTTCCTGCAGTCCACCCGGTTTGATCGAACGCCACAGGGCGGGCGCGGCGGCTACGTCTCGCTGGCCGCGCTCGATGGCGCTTACTACGGCCATGGCCGGATCGACTGGTGGCAACTGGCCCAACAGCTGCGCCGCGACCAATGGCTCGACCGCGACGGTGCGCACGGACTCAGTCTCTACGGCTGGTTTGGCGCCCTGATCGCCAATACCGACATGCACCTGGGGAATGCCGGGCTGGTCTTGGATGACGCGCGCCCCCTGAGGCTGGCACCGGCCTACGACATGCTGCCCATGGCCTTTCGCCCTGCCGGAAACGGCGAAGTGGTCGAGCGTGCCTATGCGGTGCAGCTGCCAACGCCTGAATTCCGGGATGTCTGGCGCCAGGCCGCCGACATGGCCCTGGACTTCTGGCAACGGGTCGCGCAGGCCGAAGCTATCTCCACCAGCTTCCGGCAGATTGCCGAAAGCGCACGCGAACGACTGTCGCGCGCGGTGCAGCGGCTGGGGTGA
- a CDS encoding transposase has product MPRQPRLDLPGIAQHIVQRGNDRQPCFFADIDRMRYLQELRELSLKLSVAIHAYVLMTNHVHLLLTSQATGATSALMQSLGRRYVRYINDHYRRTGTLWEGRYKSCPMQDETYLLRCYRYIELNPVRAGMAADPADYRWSSHRCNGLGQADALVQPHPRYRAIAADELRPAIYRRFVLDAIDPGETAAIHLNLQQHMRWAMTASARLSKRS; this is encoded by the coding sequence ATGCCACGCCAGCCTCGACTGGATCTTCCCGGTATCGCCCAGCACATCGTGCAGCGGGGCAATGACCGGCAACCCTGCTTCTTCGCCGACATTGACCGGATGCGCTATCTGCAAGAGCTACGGGAACTGTCGCTCAAGCTCAGCGTTGCCATACACGCCTATGTGCTGATGACCAACCACGTGCATCTGCTGCTGACAAGCCAAGCCACTGGCGCGACCTCGGCCCTGATGCAGTCGCTCGGCCGCCGCTATGTGCGCTACATCAATGACCATTACCGACGTACCGGCACATTGTGGGAAGGCCGCTACAAGTCATGCCCGATGCAGGATGAGACCTACCTGCTGCGCTGCTATCGCTACATCGAACTCAATCCGGTGCGCGCAGGCATGGCCGCCGATCCGGCGGACTATCGGTGGTCCAGCCATCGCTGCAACGGCCTGGGCCAGGCCGACGCGCTGGTGCAGCCGCATCCACGCTATAGGGCCATAGCAGCGGACGAACTGCGCCCTGCGATCTACCGGCGCTTTGTCCTAGACGCCATCGACCCAGGCGAAACCGCGGCGATCCACCTCAACCTGCAGCAACACATGCGTTGGGCAATGACCGCTTCCGCGCGGCTATCGAAGCGCAGCTAG